CGACGGTGTCACGCACGGACAAGGGCAGCGGGTCCACACCGAGGCCCTCGGTCCGCACGAGCGCCAGGTCCCGCCCGGGCAGCGGGGTCACGGCGTCGGCGCTCACCACACAGCTGCGGTCACCGGCGTGCAGCACGATCCGGGCCAGCCCGTCCACGACCTCGTGACCGGTGACGACGGTGCCGTGGTGATCGGCCACGAAGCCGACCCCGCGGAGCCGCCCGGCCAGATCATGAACCCGCACGAGATAGTCGTCCCGCCCGACCCCACCCTGAGAACCCGGTGCCCCCCCACGCGCATACCGCGACCGACGCCCCCACCCCAGCGCCCGACCCCCCTCACACCCACCTCGACGGACCTGCCCCCCGCCACCGGCCGCGGGGTCCGCACCGGCACCGGGCAACACCGGATCCCCACCGGAACCGGGCCCCGCAAGCTCCCCACCGGAACCCAGCGCCGCCAAATCCCTACCCGAGCCGGGCGCAGCGAGATACCCACCAGGACCGGGCCCCGCGGGACCCCCACCGGAACCCGGCACCGCCAAATCCTCACCGGAACCCGCCCGTGCGAGACCACCACCCGAGCCGGGCCATGCGAGCCCCTCACCAGAACCCGACGCCGCGAAATCCTCACCGGAACCCGCCCGTGCGAGATCCCCAACCGAACTCCGCCCCGCGAGACCCCCACCCGAACCCGGCGCCGCGGAATCCCCACCCGAACCCGCCCACCCGAAGTCCCCGTCCGAGCCGGCCCCCGCAAAACCCGAACCGGATCCGGCCCACGCAGCCTCACCGCTCCCCCGGCCTCCCGGCCCTCCCCGCCCCGCGTGCCCCGCCAGCCCTGCCTCTCCTGCCTGCCCTGCCCGCGACGCCCCCAAGACCCCGCCGTCCCACCCCCCGCTCTCCACCCCGGAGGCAAGCCGTGTCGGTTCGCCGACGGAGTCACCCCCTGCCGTCATGGTCGAGCCTTCCCGCCGTACGCACGTTCCTGTTTTCGACGGTAGGCGCGGGGTGATCAGCGGGACAGATCGCGTGGTGAACGCGCCCCCTTCCACTCCCCCGGTTCACTCCGAGCGCCTGCCCGCGCGGGTGAATGGAAAGGGACGGGCGGATACACCCTAGGGGTGGGGGAACCGAGGGGGGACCGTGGAGCGGCGGCACAACCCCGTGATCGCCGCTCCACGGGCAGACCCAGCCCCGGTGCCCCCGAACAGGCCTCAGGAGAACACGGCCAGGCTCTTCGCCTTGCCCTTCTGTTCCTCGACCAGCGCGAGGAAGCCGCCCTCGGCGTCGAACACGGCCACCGTGCCGACACCCACGTACTCCTCGGGCATGTCGAGCCGCACCCCGTTGGTGAGCAGCTTGGCCCGCCGCGCGTCGACGTCCCAGCGCGGGAACGCCGCCGCCGCGGCCTCGCCGATCGGCATCACCGTCAGCTCCTGCTGGAGCTGGTCGAGGGTCCGCGCGGAGTCCAGCTTGTACGGCCCCACCCGGGTCCGGCGCAGAGCCGTCAGATGGCCGCCCACGCCCAGGTCCGCACCCAGGTCACGGGCGAGCGCCCGGATGTAGGTACCGGAGGAGCAGACCACCGAGACCACCAGGTCGAGGACCGGCGTGCCGTCCTCGGCGACCGCGTCCCGGACGTCGTACACCGCGAAGGACGAGATCCGCACGGGTCGTGCTGGGATCTCGAACTCCTCGCCCTCGCGGGCCCGTTTGTACGAGCGCACCCCGTCGATCTTGATGGCGCTGACCTTGGACGGCACCTGCATGATGTCGCCGCTCAGCTTGGCGATCCCGGCGTCGACGGCCTCCCGGGTGACCTTCGAGGCGTCGACCGACCCCGTGATCTCGCCCTCGGCGTCGTCGGTCAGGGTCGTCTGGCCGAGCCGGATCGTGCCCAGGTACTCCTTCTCGGTCAGCGCGAGGTGCCCGAGGAGCTTGGTCGCCTTCTCGACGCCGAGGACGAGCACACCCGTCGCCATGGGGTCGAGGGTGCCGGCGTGTCCGACGCGGCGGGTCTTCGCGATCCCGCGCATCTTGGCGACCACGTCGTGCGAAGTGAAGCCCGACGGCTTGTCGACGATGACAAGGCCGTCGGGCGTCCGGTTCTTCTGGGTCATTCTGCGGCGTCGTCCGTCTCGTCCTCGTCGCCCGGCTTCCGGTACGGGTCGGCGTCACCGGCGTAGGCGGCACCCGCCGAGACCTCGCGCACCTTCTCGTCGGACTGGCGGGCCTTGTCGAGGAGGTCGTCGATGGTCTTGGCGGTGTCGGGCAGCGCGTCGGCCACGAAGGTCAGCGTCGGGGTGAACTTCACGCCCGCCGCCGCCCCGACGGCCGACCGGAGCACGCCCTTGGCGCTCTCCAGTCCGGCTGCCGCGGCCGCTCGCTCCTCTTCGCCGCCGTAGACCGTGTAGAAGACGGTCGCCTCCCGCAGGTCGCCCGTGACCCGGGTGTCCGTGATGGTGACGTGTGAGCCGAGCCGCGGGTCCTTGATCCCGCGCAGCAGCTTCTGGGCCACCACCTCTCGGATGAGGTCCGCCAGCCTCTTGGCGCGCGCGTTGTCGGCCACTGGTCCGTCTCCTTAAGTACTTACTTGTTGCTTCAGTCTTCGTCGCTGTGGAGCCTGCGTCGAACCGAGAGCAGTTCCACCTCGGGCCGCCCGGCGACCAGCCGCTCGCAGCGGTCCAGTATGTCGGTGAGGTGTCCCGTGTCCCCGGACACCACCGCGAGCCCGATCTCGGCCCGTCGGTGGAGGTTCTGGTTGCCCGTCTCCGCCACGCTCACCGCGTACTTGCGCTGGAGCTCGGCCACGATCGGACGGACGAGAGAGCGTTTCTCCTTCAGTGAGTGCACGTCACCGAGGAGCAGGTCGAAGGACAGAGTCCCCACATACATGTGTGTCCGGATGTCCCGCCGGTTCGGGGTACGGGCGCCGCGTCGACGCCGATACGGGAACCGTACACGCAACGGCCGGGGCCGATCGACGGAAATTCCCAGAGGGAACGGCTCCGCCGATCGGCCCCGATCGCGTGCTGTGACGGTCAGCCTCGCGGCTTCTCGCGCATCTCGTACGTCGCGATGACGTCGTCGATCTTGATGTCGTTGAAGTTTCCGAGGTTGATACCGCCCTCGAAGCCTTCGCGGATCTCGGTGACGTCGTCCTTGAAGCGGCGCAGGCCCTCGATGTTGAGGTTCTCCGCGATGACCTTGCCATCGCGCAGCAGTCGGGCCTTGGTGTTGCGCTTGACCTCGCCGGAGCGGATGAGAACACCCGCGATGTTGCCCAGCTTGGACGAGCGGAAGACCTCGCGGATCTCCGCCGTACCGAGCTCGACCTCTTCGTACTCCGGCTTGAGCATGCCCTTGAGGGCCGCCTCGATCTCCTCGATCGCCTGGTAGATGACCGAGTAGTACCGGACGTCCACACCCTCGCGCTCGGCCATCTGCTGTGCCCGCCCGGCGGCGCGCACGTTGAAGCCGATCACGATGGCGTCGGAGCCCATCGCCAGGTCGATGTCCGACTCCGTGACCGCACCGACACCGCGGTGCAGGACGCGGATGTCGACCTCTTCGCCGACGTCCAGCTGGAGCAGGGAGGACTCGAGGGCCTCGACGGAACCAGAAGCGTCACCCTTGATGATGAGGTTGAGCTGCTGGACCTCGCCGGCCTTGAGCACCTTGTCCAGGTCCTCGAGCGAGACACGGCGCGTGCGCTTGGCGAAGGCCGCGTTGCGCTCGCGGGCGGCACGCTTCTCGGCGATCTGACGGGCCGTACGGTCCTCGTCGACCACCAGGAAGTTGTCGCCGGCGCCCGGGACGTTGGTCAGGCCCAGGACCTGGACCGGCGTCGACGGGCCGGCCTCGGCCACACTGTTGCCGTTGTCGTCGTGCATCGCCCGGACTCGGCCGTACGCGTCGCCGACCACCATGGTGTCGCCGACCCGCAGCGTGCCGCGCTGGACGAGGACCGTCGACACGGCGCCACGGCCGCGGTCGAGACGGGACTCGATCGAGATGCCCTGCGCGTCCTGGTGCGGGTTGGCCCGCAGGTCGAGCGAGGCATCGGCGGTGAGGATCACGGCCTCCAGCAGGGAGTCGATGTGCAGACCCTGCTTGGCGGAGATGTCGACGAACATGGTGTCGCCGCCGTACTCCTCGGCCACCAGCCCGTACTCGGTGAGCTGACCGCGCACCTTGGTCGGGTCGGCGCCCTCGACGTCGATCTTGTTGACCGCGACGACGATCGGGACGTCGGCCGCCTTGGCGTGGTTGAGCGCCTCGACCGTCTGCGGCATGACGCCGTCGTTGGCCGCGACGACCAGGATCGCGATGTCCGTCGACCGGGCACCACGGGCACGCATGGCGGTGAACGCCTCGTGACCCGGGGTGTCGATGAAGGTGATCTTGCGCTCTTCGTCGTTGACCTCGGTCGAGACCTGGTAGGCACCGATGTGCTGGGTGATGCCGCCGGCCTCGCCCGCGATGACGTTCGTCTTGCGGATGGCGTCGAGCAGTCGGGTCTTACCGTGGTCGACGTGACCCATGACGGTGACGACCGGCGGGCGGACCACCAGGTCCTCCTCGTCGCCCTCGTCCTCGCCGAACTCGATGTCGAAGGACTCGAGCAGCTCGCGGTCCTCCTCCTCGGGGCTGACGATCTGAACCGCGTAGTTCATCTCGCCCGCGAGGAGCTGCAGCGTCTCGTCGGAGACGGACTGCGTGGCCGTGACCATCTCGCCGAGGTTCATCATGACCGCGACGAGCGACGCCGGGTTGGCGTTGATCTTCTCCGCGAAGTCGGTGAGGGAGGCACCGCGCGACAGGCGAATGGTCTCGCCGTTGCCGCGAGGCAGCATCACGCCGCCGACCGACGGGGCCTGCATGGCCTCGTACTCCTGGCGCCTCTGCCGCTTCGACTTGCGACCGCGACGCGCGGGACCGCCGGGACGACCGAAGGCGCCCTGCGTGCCACCACGGCCACCGGGACCACCGGGACGACCGCCGAAGCCGGGACGACCGCCGCCACCGGCGCCGGGACCACCCGGACGACCGGCGAAGCCGCCGCCACCGCCACCGGGACCGCCGGGACGGCCTGCGAAGCCGCCACCGCCGCCGCCACCGGGACGACCGGCGAAGCCGCCGCCGCC
Above is a window of Streptomyces griseorubiginosus DNA encoding:
- the rbfA gene encoding 30S ribosome-binding factor RbfA; amino-acid sequence: MADNARAKRLADLIREVVAQKLLRGIKDPRLGSHVTITDTRVTGDLREATVFYTVYGGEEERAAAAAGLESAKGVLRSAVGAAAGVKFTPTLTFVADALPDTAKTIDDLLDKARQSDEKVREVSAGAAYAGDADPYRKPGDEDETDDAAE
- a CDS encoding DUF503 domain-containing protein, translated to MYVGTLSFDLLLGDVHSLKEKRSLVRPIVAELQRKYAVSVAETGNQNLHRRAEIGLAVVSGDTGHLTDILDRCERLVAGRPEVELLSVRRRLHSDED
- the infB gene encoding translation initiation factor IF-2: MAKVRVYELAKEFGVESKVVMAKLQELGEFVRSASSTIEAPVVRKLTDALQQGNGGGKPAPARKAAPARPAAPSPAQAARPAAPRPPAPKPAAAERPAAPAAPVTPGPRPTPGPKPAPRPAPASPAPTTPEFTAPPSAPAAPASQGQGSGPRPGAPRPAGQQAPRPGAPRPAGGPGQGGQGRGDRPERPGAPRPGGQGARPGARPAGPRPGNNPFTSGGSTGMARPQAPRPGGAPRPGGPGAPGAPGGAPRPQGQGQGGPRPQGAAGGPRPQAPGGARPSPGGMPRPQGGPRPGGGPGGPRPNPGMMPQRPAAGPRPGGGPGGGRGPGGGGRPGGGGGRPGGGGGFAGRPGGGGGGGFAGRPGGPGGGGGGFAGRPGGPGAGGGGRPGFGGRPGGPGGRGGTQGAFGRPGGPARRGRKSKRQRRQEYEAMQAPSVGGVMLPRGNGETIRLSRGASLTDFAEKINANPASLVAVMMNLGEMVTATQSVSDETLQLLAGEMNYAVQIVSPEEEDRELLESFDIEFGEDEGDEEDLVVRPPVVTVMGHVDHGKTRLLDAIRKTNVIAGEAGGITQHIGAYQVSTEVNDEERKITFIDTPGHEAFTAMRARGARSTDIAILVVAANDGVMPQTVEALNHAKAADVPIVVAVNKIDVEGADPTKVRGQLTEYGLVAEEYGGDTMFVDISAKQGLHIDSLLEAVILTADASLDLRANPHQDAQGISIESRLDRGRGAVSTVLVQRGTLRVGDTMVVGDAYGRVRAMHDDNGNSVAEAGPSTPVQVLGLTNVPGAGDNFLVVDEDRTARQIAEKRAARERNAAFAKRTRRVSLEDLDKVLKAGEVQQLNLIIKGDASGSVEALESSLLQLDVGEEVDIRVLHRGVGAVTESDIDLAMGSDAIVIGFNVRAAGRAQQMAEREGVDVRYYSVIYQAIEEIEAALKGMLKPEYEEVELGTAEIREVFRSSKLGNIAGVLIRSGEVKRNTKARLLRDGKVIAENLNIEGLRRFKDDVTEIREGFEGGINLGNFNDIKIDDVIATYEMREKPRG
- the truB gene encoding tRNA pseudouridine(55) synthase TruB encodes the protein MTQKNRTPDGLVIVDKPSGFTSHDVVAKMRGIAKTRRVGHAGTLDPMATGVLVLGVEKATKLLGHLALTEKEYLGTIRLGQTTLTDDAEGEITGSVDASKVTREAVDAGIAKLSGDIMQVPSKVSAIKIDGVRSYKRAREGEEFEIPARPVRISSFAVYDVRDAVAEDGTPVLDLVVSVVCSSGTYIRALARDLGADLGVGGHLTALRRTRVGPYKLDSARTLDQLQQELTVMPIGEAAAAAFPRWDVDARRAKLLTNGVRLDMPEEYVGVGTVAVFDAEGGFLALVEEQKGKAKSLAVFS